A single genomic interval of uncultured Desulfobacter sp. harbors:
- the qrcB gene encoding menaquinone reductase molybdopterin-binding-like subunit QrcB: MKIDRRSFLGLGLGAAAGIALSPVGVKLTDDSSIWTQNWPWTPVPEDGRITYDRSVCSLCPGACGISVRKINGRPVKIEGLDDHPINDGGACLHGISGLQYLYDPARIKTPLKKNGNKFEKISWDEAISLVAQKLGEIRESGAPESLGLITGSDNGSMAQLFERFMATFGSPNTYTMPSLESNLALTAAALHSADRSLGFDLDHSDFILSFGAGIIEGWGSPVACIQANASRCERKAKLVQVDYRLSNTANAADKIIAVNPGTEADLALGLCAVLFAKKQISNNTLSGDVNKFPFAAMLEKEYTPEKVEAITGVKAADIEALAMAFIKAKAPVAVPGKGRGDAGSLREFAAVQALNALAGRLNKEGGVFVMLPAGYLNFPENVMDAAAEQGTGKAKLAGSVHELVDKLETDGGLSALFIYNANPCYALNNPEKVKAAMDNVGFKVSFSSFMDETALRSDVILPASIFLERLEDVVSGAGLSKTVVGLCRPMVKPVFDTKHPGDALILLAQAMGAGIAQSFSWASYEACLEDVTEKIWDTLSGDGYVVIDDKPPVGTPATDFTFLVSAPQTDVPMGEGDYTLVPVDKMRLAGGSMTSSPFAVKTVPDTVLLGKYSVVEINPATAGVLKDGDIAVLKTAMGTAKVKIGFNEGILPGVIGMPRGLGHAFNNPYVAGKGVNVNDLIGPVIEPGSGLDAAFGIKASLSKA; the protein is encoded by the coding sequence ATGAAAATTGACAGACGAAGCTTCTTGGGATTGGGACTTGGCGCGGCAGCCGGCATCGCGCTTTCCCCTGTGGGTGTCAAGCTGACAGATGATTCTTCCATCTGGACCCAGAATTGGCCCTGGACCCCTGTCCCTGAAGACGGCAGAATAACCTATGACCGGTCCGTATGCAGCCTGTGCCCAGGTGCCTGCGGAATCAGCGTCAGAAAAATAAACGGACGGCCTGTTAAGATCGAAGGCCTTGACGATCACCCGATTAACGATGGCGGTGCCTGTCTCCACGGCATTTCCGGCCTGCAGTATCTTTATGATCCTGCCAGAATAAAAACCCCGTTAAAGAAAAACGGGAACAAGTTTGAAAAGATTTCCTGGGATGAGGCCATTTCACTTGTGGCCCAAAAATTGGGTGAAATCCGTGAGAGCGGCGCACCTGAATCCCTTGGTCTAATTACGGGTTCGGATAACGGATCCATGGCCCAGCTTTTTGAACGGTTTATGGCTACTTTCGGCTCTCCGAATACCTATACCATGCCAAGCCTTGAATCCAATCTGGCGCTGACGGCTGCTGCCCTTCACAGTGCAGATCGAAGCCTTGGATTTGATCTTGATCATTCTGATTTCATTTTAAGTTTCGGTGCGGGAATTATTGAGGGCTGGGGTTCACCGGTTGCCTGTATCCAGGCCAATGCGTCAAGATGTGAACGTAAGGCCAAACTTGTACAGGTTGATTACAGGCTGTCCAATACGGCTAATGCCGCAGATAAGATTATTGCCGTGAATCCCGGCACTGAAGCAGATTTGGCATTGGGTCTTTGTGCAGTACTCTTTGCAAAAAAACAAATTTCAAACAACACGCTTTCCGGGGACGTAAACAAGTTTCCTTTCGCTGCCATGCTCGAAAAAGAGTATACACCGGAAAAAGTGGAAGCGATCACCGGTGTGAAAGCTGCGGATATTGAGGCCCTTGCCATGGCGTTTATCAAGGCAAAGGCTCCTGTGGCCGTTCCAGGAAAGGGCAGAGGAGATGCCGGAAGCCTTCGTGAATTCGCTGCAGTCCAGGCCCTTAATGCATTGGCCGGCCGCCTGAACAAAGAAGGTGGTGTGTTTGTCATGTTGCCGGCCGGTTATTTAAACTTCCCCGAAAATGTAATGGATGCGGCTGCTGAACAGGGCACAGGCAAGGCCAAGCTTGCCGGTTCCGTTCATGAACTGGTGGACAAGCTTGAAACGGACGGTGGCCTATCAGCCCTGTTTATTTATAATGCCAATCCCTGTTATGCGTTAAACAATCCTGAAAAAGTCAAGGCCGCCATGGACAACGTTGGATTCAAGGTCAGCTTTAGTTCTTTTATGGATGAAACCGCCCTTAGATCTGATGTGATTTTACCTGCATCCATTTTCCTTGAACGCCTCGAAGATGTCGTTTCCGGTGCGGGTCTTTCTAAAACAGTCGTGGGGCTGTGTCGGCCCATGGTTAAACCCGTATTCGACACCAAACACCCGGGCGATGCACTGATCCTTCTTGCCCAGGCCATGGGTGCCGGGATTGCACAAAGTTTTTCCTGGGCGTCTTATGAGGCCTGCCTCGAAGACGTGACGGAAAAAATTTGGGATACCCTCTCCGGCGACGGGTATGTGGTTATTGATGACAAGCCGCCTGTGGGAACCCCTGCAACGGATTTCACCTTTCTTGTTTCCGCCCCCCAAACTGATGTACCCATGGGTGAAGGCGATTACACCCTGGTACCTGTTGATAAGATGCGGCTTGCCGGCGGTTCAATGACTTCTTCTCCCTTTGCTGTTAAAACCGTTCCCGATACGGTTCTTTTAGGAAAATACAGTGTTGTCGAAATTAATCCGGCCACTGCAGGTGTCTTGAAAGACGGTGATATTGCTGTCCTTAAAACCGCCATGGGAACGGCAAAGGTGAAAATCGGCTTTAATGAAGGTATTCTGCCCGGCGTGATCGGTATGCCAAGGGGGCTTGGACATGCCTTCAACAATCCTTATGTGGCCGGTAAAGGTGTCAATGTCAATGATCTGATCGGCCCGGTCATCGAGCCTGGTTCAGGACTGGATGCTGCCTTTGGAATTAAAGCCTCCCTTTCCAAGGCGTAA
- the qrcD gene encoding menaquinone reductase integral membrane subunit QrcD, translating to MDDALIPEGAKRCAFPIFMIGIVIVGAVLLWGVYAMFLCWFKGLNQTNMNDYYGFALWIWADLAVIAVGGGAFFTGLLKYIFKVDDLKNIINFAVIIGFICYSSALLILAIDIGQPLRGWFIFWHANVHSMLTEVAYCLSCYFAVLTIEFIPNILENRQANKVPFFHHLAHNMHEVMAVFAATGAFLSFFHQGSLGGVAGVMFGRPFAYREGLLIWPWTFFLFTWSAAAFGPCFTLLVTKITEIITGKKLVGDKTINLLAKISGWMITTYIIAKIIDTIYWAFVTAPSMGFKLSHFYSNNGLYGYWMLITEVILCGVVPGLLLIKKSTRENPTTRTIAIILGVIGVCLNRWVMVLQIMAVPVMSFDTWALYIPSWQEVATTILPVAYGIILIAFAYRYLPVFPQELELNESADAAAQNG from the coding sequence ATGGATGATGCATTAATACCCGAAGGCGCCAAACGGTGTGCATTCCCGATATTCATGATTGGCATTGTCATCGTGGGTGCTGTACTGCTTTGGGGCGTTTATGCCATGTTTCTGTGCTGGTTTAAAGGCCTGAATCAGACCAACATGAACGATTACTATGGATTTGCCCTGTGGATCTGGGCCGACCTGGCAGTCATTGCGGTTGGTGGCGGTGCTTTTTTCACAGGTCTTTTGAAATACATTTTCAAGGTTGATGATTTGAAAAATATTATCAACTTTGCCGTGATCATTGGTTTTATCTGCTACAGTTCCGCGCTGCTGATCCTGGCCATTGATATTGGACAGCCGCTGCGCGGCTGGTTTATTTTCTGGCATGCCAATGTGCATTCAATGCTTACAGAGGTGGCCTATTGTCTGTCCTGCTATTTTGCAGTACTGACCATTGAATTTATTCCCAATATCCTGGAAAATCGCCAGGCCAACAAAGTGCCCTTTTTTCACCACCTGGCCCACAACATGCACGAGGTGATGGCCGTATTTGCCGCCACCGGTGCTTTTTTGAGTTTTTTCCACCAGGGATCCTTGGGCGGTGTGGCCGGCGTTATGTTTGGCCGTCCTTTTGCCTACCGCGAAGGGCTTTTGATCTGGCCCTGGACCTTTTTCCTGTTTACATGGTCTGCCGCAGCATTTGGCCCCTGTTTCACACTGCTGGTGACCAAGATTACGGAAATAATCACGGGTAAAAAGCTGGTCGGAGATAAAACCATTAATCTGCTGGCAAAAATTTCCGGGTGGATGATTACCACCTATATTATTGCCAAGATCATTGATACCATTTACTGGGCATTCGTAACCGCGCCTTCCATGGGATTCAAACTGAGCCATTTTTACAGCAATAACGGGCTCTACGGATACTGGATGTTGATTACCGAAGTGATTCTATGCGGTGTTGTGCCGGGGCTGCTTCTCATCAAGAAAAGTACCCGGGAAAACCCCACCACCCGCACCATTGCAATCATTCTCGGCGTTATTGGTGTTTGCCTGAACCGGTGGGTTATGGTGCTTCAGATCATGGCCGTACCTGTGATGTCCTTTGACACCTGGGCATTATATATCCCAAGCTGGCAGGAAGTGGCCACCACTATCTTGCCTGTTGCTTACGGAATTATCCTGATTGCCTTTGCATACCGGTACCTGCCGGTATTTCCCCAGGAGTTGGAACTTAACGAATCTGCCGATGCGGCAGCTCAAAACGGATAA
- the qrcC gene encoding menaquinone reductase iron-sulfur cluster-binding subunit QrcC, whose translation MIENKKAHKFGMVIDLDKCTGCGACMVSCMSENNVPFKEDESNKKDSITWMRVYKLTNGKSFPETEIVYLPRPCQHCGGIGDHGHSPCVSVCPATATDYGYDTGIVSQIYTRCFGCRYCMGACPYHARYFNWWDPKWPEGMENYLSPNVSPRMRGVVEKCSFCYHRYQLAREKAMIEDREIEEMEYQTACTTACPAGAIVFGDLNNPAHKVHQIVKPDPHPDPMNHKVVGKSRNPKVFRLLERLGTNPKVYYMSEREWVRKAGDNYLKGEWENVKTHHGASSSHG comes from the coding sequence ATGATAGAAAATAAAAAAGCCCATAAGTTCGGAATGGTTATTGATCTGGACAAGTGCACGGGATGCGGTGCCTGCATGGTCTCGTGCATGTCCGAGAATAACGTTCCGTTTAAGGAGGATGAATCCAACAAAAAGGACAGCATCACCTGGATGCGGGTGTATAAACTGACCAATGGAAAGTCCTTTCCGGAAACTGAAATAGTTTATTTGCCCCGTCCCTGCCAGCACTGTGGCGGAATCGGTGATCATGGACATTCTCCCTGCGTATCCGTCTGCCCTGCCACGGCAACCGACTATGGTTATGATACAGGTATTGTCAGCCAGATCTATACCCGTTGCTTTGGTTGCCGGTACTGCATGGGGGCATGCCCCTACCATGCCAGATACTTTAACTGGTGGGATCCCAAATGGCCCGAGGGTATGGAAAATTACTTGAGCCCGAATGTGTCCCCGCGTATGCGCGGTGTGGTTGAGAAATGCTCCTTTTGCTACCACAGGTATCAGCTGGCCCGGGAAAAGGCCATGATTGAAGACCGTGAAATAGAAGAGATGGAGTATCAGACCGCATGCACCACCGCGTGCCCGGCAGGTGCCATTGTGTTTGGTGACCTGAACAATCCTGCCCACAAGGTCCATCAGATCGTTAAACCTGATCCCCATCCCGACCCCATGAATCACAAGGTTGTGGGCAAATCTAGAAACCCGAAAGTTTTCAGGCTGCTTGAACGTCTTGGTACCAACCCTAAGGTGTATTACATGTCTGAACGGGAATGGGTCAGAAAGGCCGGGGACAACTACCTTAAAGGTGAGTGGGAAAATGTTAAAACCCATCATGGGGCGTCTTCATCCCATGGTTAA
- a CDS encoding AAA family ATPase, with product MKFPYGISDFKTVIDEGYFYCDRTDKIRLLENTKSQLFIRPRRFGKSLVLSMLENYYDVAKKDEFDSIFGKLKIGKTPTTLHNSYFILKFDFSCVDSTGSARDVKKALFNHINGCIEAFDAFYRYKGYELPEIKINYDDALYSLNSLVSSVRMTPYSVYLLIDEYDNFANTIMMGLHSVEDRYKAIVHDEGPLKTFFKAVKSATSGAMFDRVFITGVSPVVMSDITSGYNIAENIYFEPEFNDLCGFRQQEIEAVLKEIVDQCGCEKEKIQEAVNLMTVYYNGYNFSHATDEYVYNPTLCLYFLKQFEKTCAYPRKMLDSNLAVDESKLEYMAQMPTGSDLLINLVQKNHEVVVSDIEDRFGIKEMLTDQSKDNIFLGSFLYYFGVLTLAGDTPDLKVRLKVPNLVIKSLYVDRIQKMLLPDPGDRNDGADAAEQVYQKGDMAPLCVFMEDRYFKVFHNRDYRWANELTIKTAFLTLLYNDILYIMDSETEINRRYADLTMIIRPDKRHGKIFDVLIEFKFVRLKDAGISAEKARGLSGDELAKLPEIARQMQEGEKQVNTYGNELEQRYGNLRLQKFVVVALGFERVCFNKII from the coding sequence ATGAAATTTCCATATGGCATATCTGATTTTAAAACGGTTATTGACGAGGGCTATTTTTATTGTGACAGGACTGATAAGATTCGTCTGCTTGAAAATACAAAATCCCAATTGTTTATCCGGCCCCGGCGGTTCGGCAAAAGCCTGGTTCTTTCAATGTTGGAAAACTATTATGATGTGGCAAAGAAAGATGAATTCGATTCGATTTTCGGGAAGTTGAAAATCGGAAAAACCCCTACTACGCTGCACAATTCGTATTTTATTTTGAAATTTGATTTTTCATGTGTTGATTCCACCGGCAGTGCCCGGGATGTAAAAAAAGCCCTGTTTAATCACATTAACGGGTGCATTGAAGCGTTTGATGCTTTCTACAGGTATAAGGGATATGAACTGCCCGAAATAAAGATCAATTATGATGATGCCCTGTATTCATTAAACTCCCTGGTAAGCTCAGTGCGCATGACCCCATATTCTGTATACCTTCTCATAGATGAATATGATAATTTTGCCAATACCATCATGATGGGCCTACACAGCGTAGAAGATAGATATAAGGCCATTGTGCATGATGAAGGTCCCTTGAAAACTTTTTTCAAGGCGGTAAAATCCGCCACGTCCGGTGCCATGTTTGATCGTGTGTTTATCACCGGGGTTTCCCCGGTTGTGATGAGTGATATTACAAGTGGATATAATATTGCCGAAAATATCTATTTTGAACCTGAATTTAATGATCTGTGTGGATTCAGGCAGCAAGAAATTGAGGCGGTACTCAAAGAGATTGTTGATCAATGTGGATGTGAAAAGGAAAAAATTCAGGAAGCCGTCAATTTGATGACGGTCTATTATAATGGATATAATTTCTCCCATGCTACTGATGAATATGTGTATAACCCAACGCTTTGTTTATATTTTTTAAAACAGTTTGAAAAAACCTGCGCCTATCCAAGGAAAATGCTGGATTCAAATCTTGCAGTGGATGAATCAAAGCTCGAATATATGGCTCAGATGCCTACGGGAAGTGATCTTTTGATAAACCTGGTGCAAAAAAACCATGAGGTTGTCGTTTCTGATATTGAAGATCGTTTCGGCATCAAAGAGATGCTGACGGATCAATCAAAAGACAATATATTTCTGGGCTCTTTTCTTTATTATTTCGGCGTGTTGACCCTTGCCGGTGATACACCGGATTTAAAGGTGCGTTTAAAAGTTCCCAATCTTGTAATTAAAAGCCTGTATGTGGATCGAATTCAAAAGATGCTGCTGCCTGATCCTGGTGACAGGAATGATGGTGCGGATGCGGCCGAACAGGTGTATCAAAAAGGAGATATGGCGCCGTTGTGCGTGTTTATGGAAGACCGATATTTCAAAGTGTTTCATAACAGAGATTATCGATGGGCCAATGAGTTGACTATAAAGACCGCATTTTTAACTCTGCTGTACAATGATATCCTTTATATCATGGATTCTGAAACTGAAATCAACCGCAGATATGCCGATCTTACCATGATCATCCGGCCGGATAAGCGGCATGGTAAAATATTTGATGTATTGATTGAGTTCAAGTTTGTAAGGCTCAAAGATGCCGGAATATCCGCTGAAAAGGCACGGGGATTGTCCGGGGATGAATTGGCAAAGCTTCCTGAGATTGCAAGGCAGATGCAGGAAGGTGAAAAACAGGTGAATACATACGGGAACGAGCTTGAACAACGATATGGAAATCTAAGACTTCAGAAATTTGTAGTGGTGGCTTTGGGGTTTGAACGCGTTTGTTTTAACAAAATTATATGA